The following proteins are co-located in the Fluviicola sp. genome:
- a CDS encoding T9SS type A sorting domain-containing protein → MKTIGIQTPCSEDWTKMTPSEKGAFCQKCAKHVHDFSNKSINEIKSTLLELSNQTVCVRMTTSQEDALNAEFKAWISQKKRNPQQLFIAALLIVFGLTLFSCEDERDQQRIESVQQIAYNIASDQADKMELAPVTDSVIALPPPPEILVEENYIMGAYEVSFVQAPPPEPEVEIEPEIMVGGIGPVYYGTFLEETTTNVELDENGDPYPTEFKALAFPNPAVETTTLEIQAPEKERMDIRLYDASGKFIREIHSGKIARGTFRQVIDLNDLNSGLYLIIIQSKAFRETVRVVKNG, encoded by the coding sequence ATGAAAACGATCGGAATCCAAACACCTTGTTCTGAAGACTGGACCAAAATGACTCCTTCTGAAAAAGGGGCTTTCTGCCAGAAATGTGCCAAACACGTGCACGATTTCAGTAATAAATCCATAAACGAAATCAAATCAACCTTATTGGAATTAAGCAATCAGACCGTTTGCGTCCGCATGACTACCAGCCAGGAAGATGCGTTGAATGCAGAATTCAAAGCCTGGATTTCTCAGAAGAAACGCAATCCGCAACAATTGTTTATCGCGGCTTTACTGATCGTTTTCGGCCTGACATTATTCAGCTGCGAAGATGAAAGAGACCAGCAAAGAATCGAATCTGTGCAGCAAATTGCTTACAATATCGCTTCTGACCAGGCTGATAAAATGGAGCTTGCTCCGGTTACGGATTCTGTCATTGCTCTTCCGCCACCTCCGGAAATTTTGGTAGAAGAAAATTACATTATGGGTGCTTACGAAGTGTCGTTTGTACAGGCACCACCACCTGAACCCGAAGTAGAAATCGAGCCGGAAATCATGGTCGGTGGGATCGGTCCTGTCTATTACGGGACTTTCCTGGAAGAAACGACAACAAATGTGGAACTGGACGAAAACGGCGATCCTTATCCAACCGAATTCAAGGCCCTTGCGTTCCCGAATCCTGCGGTAGAAACCACCACGCTGGAAATCCAGGCTCCTGAAAAAGAACGCATGGATATTCGACTATACGATGCAAGCGGGAAGTTTATCCGCGAAATCCATTCCGGCAAGATTGCCCGGGGAACATTCCGTCAGGTAATTGATCTGAACGACTTGAACAGCGGCTTATACCTCATCATTATCCAGTCGAAAGCATTCAGGGAAACGGTACGCGTGGTGAAAAACGGATAA
- a CDS encoding response regulator transcription factor, which yields MIGICIIEDIVDIQQGLRSVIESDDRLHWIRSFETAEEAIEWIPRLTPDVVITDINLPGKNGIECVLELKNMNPAIQFIMFTIYEDNDQVFEALKAGATGYILKNTVPEKIVEAILELHEGGSPMSPKIARKVLQSFSKTENPVLQLISKREREVLDLLSKGYLYKEIADKLNITLSTVKRHLNHIYEKLQVQNKTEAVNKLYGKG from the coding sequence ATGATTGGTATTTGCATCATAGAAGATATTGTCGATATACAACAGGGGTTGCGTTCTGTGATAGAAAGCGATGACCGGCTGCATTGGATTCGTTCGTTCGAAACAGCAGAAGAAGCCATTGAATGGATACCTAGATTAACTCCGGATGTAGTCATTACCGATATCAATTTGCCCGGAAAGAATGGTATTGAATGTGTCCTCGAACTGAAGAACATGAATCCGGCCATTCAATTCATCATGTTTACCATTTATGAGGACAACGACCAGGTTTTCGAAGCTTTGAAAGCAGGGGCAACCGGTTATATTCTTAAAAACACTGTACCCGAGAAAATTGTGGAGGCAATCCTCGAATTGCATGAAGGCGGAAGTCCCATGTCGCCCAAAATAGCCAGGAAAGTATTGCAGTCGTTCAGCAAAACGGAAAACCCGGTGCTGCAGCTGATTTCCAAGAGGGAACGGGAAGTCCTCGATTTACTGAGCAAAGGATACCTTTACAAGGAGATTGCCGACAAACTGAATATCACTTTAAGTACGGTAAAACGCCACCTGAACCACATCTACGAAAAATTGCAGGTCCAGAACAAAACCGAAGCGGTGAATAAACTGTACGGGAAAGGTTAA
- a CDS encoding NAD(P)/FAD-dependent oxidoreductase, whose translation MERKKVVIIGGGFAGLNLARKLAKSDCEIVLVDKQNHHMFQPLFYQVASARLEPSNISFPFRAIFKRRKNVDFRYATVKRIRPEENIIETSMGEIPYDELIIATGCRTNFFGDPELEKNTLAMKTTQQTIHIRNTILAKFEKIMFVNTQKEKDELMNLVIVGAGPTGVELSGAFAEMKSKVLPHDYPHYDFSKLKITLLEGSPNTLNAMSDKSRTWSRKYLEKMGVEVRTSTVVSSYDGHNLTLKSGEIIPTQTVIWAAGVQGNVIPGLEKATMVRARYTVDRHSLIKGYDNVYAIGDISYMETEKYPQGHPQLANVAINQGKTLANNFRARWSGGKMTPFEYKDKGTMATVGKHKAVVELPNFKFQGYFAWMVWMVLHLMLILSIRNKIAVFFNWAWRYITGDTSLRLILRDEKDRELTRSND comes from the coding sequence ATGGAACGAAAAAAAGTAGTCATCATAGGTGGTGGCTTTGCGGGATTAAATCTCGCCCGTAAATTGGCTAAGTCCGATTGTGAAATAGTCCTGGTGGATAAACAGAACCACCACATGTTTCAACCTTTGTTTTACCAGGTGGCAAGCGCACGCCTGGAACCTTCCAATATTTCCTTCCCGTTCAGGGCCATTTTCAAACGAAGGAAAAATGTTGATTTCAGGTATGCAACCGTAAAACGGATCCGTCCGGAAGAGAATATCATCGAAACCTCGATGGGCGAAATTCCCTACGATGAACTGATTATCGCAACAGGTTGCAGAACCAACTTTTTCGGGGATCCGGAATTGGAGAAAAATACGCTGGCCATGAAAACAACCCAGCAAACAATCCATATTCGGAATACCATCCTTGCCAAGTTTGAAAAGATCATGTTTGTGAATACCCAGAAGGAAAAAGACGAATTGATGAACCTGGTAATTGTGGGGGCAGGCCCAACAGGTGTGGAACTTTCCGGGGCTTTTGCAGAAATGAAATCCAAAGTTCTTCCGCACGATTACCCGCATTATGATTTTTCCAAACTGAAGATCACTTTGCTGGAAGGAAGCCCGAATACCCTGAACGCAATGAGCGATAAATCCCGGACATGGTCCCGGAAATATTTGGAGAAAATGGGAGTGGAAGTAAGAACATCAACCGTTGTTTCTTCCTATGATGGCCATAATCTGACCTTGAAATCCGGAGAAATAATCCCGACTCAAACGGTTATTTGGGCGGCAGGAGTGCAGGGAAATGTGATTCCGGGACTGGAAAAGGCAACGATGGTCAGAGCGCGTTATACTGTCGACAGACACTCATTGATTAAAGGTTACGACAATGTTTATGCTATTGGAGATATTTCCTACATGGAAACGGAGAAATATCCGCAAGGGCATCCACAATTAGCGAATGTAGCGATCAATCAGGGGAAAACATTGGCTAATAACTTTCGTGCACGCTGGTCCGGAGGAAAGATGACTCCGTTTGAGTACAAAGACAAGGGAACAATGGCAACGGTCGGAAAACACAAAGCTGTAGTAGAATTGCCGAATTTCAAATTCCAGGGATACTTTGCCTGGATGGTTTGGATGGTGCTTCACCTGATGCTGATCCTGAGTATTCGAAACAAGATCGCCGTATTTTTCAATTGGGCGTGGAGATATATTACCGGAGATACTTCGTTGCGTTTGATCCTGCGGGATGAAAAAGACCGGGAACTCACCAGGAGCAATGATTAG
- a CDS encoding DUF4293 domain-containing protein: protein MIQRIQTVYFLLAALLVASTLFGTDLFAYHQGDDFHATAYTLFRGEEVVKKVDFWMLSAVQIVFALMIIFSFKMRHRQIFLGWILLILNIFSSAWIVLGGVVEPSQCTTCGEVATNLSFGITFYAHALAFVLVFLGIRGVRKDKKTIDSLNRLR from the coding sequence ATGATCCAACGCATACAAACCGTTTACTTTTTATTGGCAGCTTTACTTGTTGCATCAACACTTTTCGGAACAGACCTGTTTGCTTATCACCAGGGAGATGATTTTCACGCAACAGCTTATACCTTGTTCCGCGGGGAAGAAGTGGTGAAGAAGGTTGATTTCTGGATGCTTTCTGCTGTACAGATCGTTTTCGCACTGATGATCATCTTTTCCTTCAAAATGCGTCACCGCCAGATTTTCCTTGGATGGATCCTGTTAATCCTGAACATTTTCAGTTCTGCATGGATTGTATTAGGCGGAGTTGTAGAACCTTCACAGTGTACAACTTGTGGGGAAGTAGCAACTAATTTATCATTCGGGATCACATTTTATGCCCATGCGCTTGCATTCGTCCTGGTATTCCTGGGAATCCGCGGTGTGAGAAAAGACAAGAAGACGATTGATTCTTTGAATCGATTGAGATAA
- a CDS encoding two-component regulator propeller domain-containing protein, translated as MILNQSCGLLFNQYIFSPPGWIFSIVLWLSFGAFGQPGNGQFMNYGVKDGLCEAICSGIVQDSRGFYWISTQGGISRFDGTNFKSYYPSEMLGEKQVLDNSRVFFEVSPNRLLVTLGNGQAFILNCISQKFTPVESLKNRYSLNIERIPGNRYLVSSTDTLFVLDGSLKIIESIVPPLKKKHFEIRMQMLDDSRFLVSSTKEFFLFDFKSRKFEPFKPELPQDGLFNTGYEILYVDRYRKRIYFLNFFKGMIETDYQGKVMFHWESGVLQRDLCGLLKQMIPDGNNQHMVWVCGNQGVAHLNLVSRQATVFKHDPLVPFSIASGLVTGLFLDRYQNLWATTYKGISVMNKNSILIDEWDFKTSPDEPFMNMCRISDHELLAVKYGSGVFRLSEKTNRFEPYHEKALHYWFAFRNGDQVINGGRGTVLKVVNLKTNQVKDLNFLKPYFKQSELVCLGFRSTGGAWWFSGNSGGGLVRYDPVSQKAVHFSRDKKSFSGSYFTNWSEAPNGDLWFSSNKTQVVTHWIKASDRFEEIDFAKIFEKQHQSIIQCLAADKKGNIWLGFEGTGLVCYNIQSQKTTFYGKKEGITSNFVYNLVFDDQQRLWVGTKKGLACLGADRKTVQYFGLANGFPSEHFDQSSWFDPKNGMLWIASDNYLLRFFPDNLLKTENRNLQIFLDEFLVSNEKQPLEQDNAYDFRPDQNTVQFTFSTLNPLGKEQIEYSYLLEGSDGKWISLGTHSSVIFPSLPSGIYRFHLRAKIPGTKKWIYLQDPVRFEIATPWFRSWWFKLIVILLSAGIIFLITRIYFQRKIEKQRAILERQRAVQNERDRIAYDMHDDLGSGLTKISYLSKEAIRKAENRAELDRINETSVELVKNMSELIWAMKVENDSLADLMSYLRRYAMEYFETSQIAVQMEADEFEEDRQISGEIRRQVFLIFKEALHNIVKHANTERVFIQIRVNQQLQIRIRDYGLGLKPEAERNRSGNGMKTMQERTRRLKGRMELKNHENGVELFFEIPL; from the coding sequence TTGATTCTCAATCAAAGCTGCGGTTTGCTGTTCAATCAATATATTTTTAGTCCGCCCGGGTGGATATTCTCAATCGTCTTATGGCTTTCGTTTGGTGCTTTCGGGCAACCAGGCAACGGTCAGTTCATGAATTACGGAGTGAAAGACGGGTTGTGCGAAGCGATCTGCAGTGGCATTGTCCAGGACAGCCGCGGATTTTACTGGATTTCAACCCAGGGAGGTATCAGCCGTTTCGACGGAACGAACTTCAAGTCTTACTATCCGAGTGAAATGCTCGGGGAAAAACAAGTGCTGGATAACTCGCGGGTTTTCTTCGAAGTATCACCGAATCGCCTGTTGGTTACTTTGGGGAACGGACAAGCTTTTATATTGAATTGCATATCACAAAAGTTTACGCCGGTAGAAAGTTTGAAGAACCGTTATAGCCTCAATATCGAACGGATACCGGGTAACCGCTACCTGGTTTCTTCAACAGACACCCTTTTTGTTCTCGATGGTTCGTTGAAGATAATTGAATCTATTGTTCCGCCCTTAAAAAAGAAACATTTTGAAATCCGGATGCAGATGCTTGATGATTCCAGGTTCCTGGTGTCATCTACCAAAGAATTTTTCCTGTTTGACTTTAAATCCCGGAAGTTTGAGCCTTTTAAACCCGAATTACCGCAAGACGGTTTATTCAATACCGGGTACGAGATTTTGTACGTGGACCGCTACCGGAAACGGATCTATTTCCTCAATTTCTTCAAAGGAATGATAGAAACCGATTATCAGGGGAAAGTCATGTTCCACTGGGAATCCGGTGTGCTGCAGAGAGATTTGTGTGGTTTGCTGAAACAAATGATCCCGGATGGAAATAATCAACACATGGTTTGGGTTTGCGGAAACCAGGGGGTTGCTCATCTAAACCTTGTTTCGCGGCAGGCAACTGTATTTAAACACGATCCGTTGGTCCCGTTTTCCATTGCAAGCGGATTGGTTACCGGTTTGTTTTTGGACCGTTACCAAAACTTGTGGGCCACAACCTACAAAGGAATCAGTGTGATGAACAAAAACAGCATCCTGATCGATGAATGGGATTTTAAAACCAGTCCGGATGAACCGTTTATGAATATGTGCCGCATATCGGATCATGAATTGCTTGCGGTTAAATACGGTTCCGGGGTTTTCCGGCTTTCAGAGAAAACCAATCGCTTTGAACCTTATCACGAAAAAGCATTGCACTATTGGTTTGCATTCAGGAATGGTGATCAGGTTATTAATGGTGGAAGAGGCACGGTTTTGAAAGTGGTGAATCTCAAGACAAACCAGGTAAAGGATTTAAACTTTTTAAAGCCCTATTTTAAACAATCGGAATTGGTTTGCCTGGGATTCCGCAGCACGGGCGGAGCTTGGTGGTTCAGTGGGAATTCCGGTGGAGGTTTGGTCAGGTATGATCCGGTAAGTCAAAAAGCAGTTCATTTTTCGCGGGATAAAAAATCATTTTCAGGATCTTATTTTACGAATTGGTCGGAAGCGCCGAATGGGGATCTCTGGTTTTCCAGCAATAAAACACAGGTAGTCACGCATTGGATCAAAGCAAGTGACCGGTTCGAAGAAATAGACTTTGCGAAAATTTTCGAAAAACAGCATCAAAGTATTATTCAGTGCCTGGCTGCCGACAAGAAGGGAAATATTTGGCTCGGATTTGAAGGGACAGGATTGGTGTGCTACAACATTCAGTCGCAGAAAACAACCTTTTACGGGAAGAAGGAAGGAATTACGTCCAATTTCGTTTACAACCTGGTCTTTGATGATCAGCAGCGGTTGTGGGTCGGTACAAAGAAAGGGCTGGCCTGTCTTGGTGCAGATCGAAAAACCGTACAGTATTTCGGGTTGGCGAATGGCTTTCCGTCTGAACATTTTGACCAAAGTTCCTGGTTTGATCCCAAAAACGGCATGTTGTGGATTGCCTCGGACAACTATTTACTGCGTTTTTTCCCGGATAACCTATTGAAAACAGAAAACCGCAATTTGCAGATCTTCCTGGATGAATTCCTCGTATCGAACGAAAAACAACCACTAGAACAGGACAATGCATATGATTTTCGTCCCGATCAAAATACCGTTCAATTTACGTTTTCTACCCTGAATCCTTTGGGAAAGGAGCAGATCGAGTACAGTTATTTGCTGGAAGGATCGGATGGCAAATGGATTTCCCTGGGAACACATTCCAGTGTTATTTTCCCGTCTTTACCTTCCGGAATATACCGGTTTCATCTTCGGGCCAAAATCCCGGGAACCAAAAAATGGATTTACCTGCAGGACCCGGTCCGTTTTGAGATTGCAACTCCCTGGTTCCGTTCCTGGTGGTTCAAATTGATCGTTATCCTGTTAAGTGCAGGTATCATCTTTCTGATAACACGCATTTATTTTCAGCGTAAGATCGAAAAGCAACGTGCGATATTGGAACGGCAGCGCGCTGTACAGAATGAACGGGACCGCATTGCTTATGACATGCACGACGACCTGGGTAGCGGACTCACCAAAATTTCGTACCTGAGCAAAGAAGCCATCCGGAAGGCCGAAAACCGTGCGGAACTGGATCGCATTAACGAAACTTCCGTTGAATTGGTGAAAAACATGAGCGAATTGATTTGGGCCATGAAAGTGGAAAACGATTCGCTTGCTGATTTGATGAGCTACCTGCGCCGCTACGCGATGGAATATTTTGAGACCAGCCAGATCGCTGTTCAAATGGAAGCGGATGAATTTGAAGAGGACCGCCAGATTTCGGGTGAGATCCGTCGACAGGTGTTTTTGATCTTTAAAGAAGCACTGCACAACATTGTCAAACATGCAAATACAGAGCGCGTGTTTATTCAGATCCGGGTGAACCAGCAATTGCAAATACGGATCAGGGATTATGGCTTAGGGTTAAAACCGGAAGCAGAAAGGAACAGGAGCGGAAATGGAATGAAGACCATGCAGGAGCGGACACGCCGTTTAAAAGGCCGCATGGAATTGAAGAATCATGAAAACGGAGTGGAATTGTTTTTTGAAATACCACTTTAA
- a CDS encoding TonB-dependent receptor, translating into MRYIVLSVFLSVASLSMSQNPVVDSLRTLPDSLKEIEEVTVTGSRIEQSQKNSVVSVSTLDQKLFRAISASSISDALKFSPGIRMETNCQTCNYTQVRMNGLGGSYSQILINGRPLFSSLMGLYGLEQIPTNIVDRIEVVNGGGSVLYGSNAIAGTINIITKHPEYNFIEVSDKFSLTPKGPVEQAVQLNGAFVSKSKKSGFLFSGMNKIRDGYDRNGDGFTEIPRVNNSLLGINGFQNLGKSIELHADFWILHEQRQGGQLWNGDPQQADQSEFRNQITSIGQFSGVWKSRNKKWNVQAYTGYQKTNRHHYTGVDHAEAWGKTDNVTLQSGVQFSFLQRFGEKSKSTLIGGAEHYYDAIRDEIRGYDYYIDQNITQFAGFLQEQLDLGQKWSFVAGVRTTSHSKVRNLIVTPRAAVLFKPNGQWQFRLSYGNGFKAPQVFETDMHIAFANGGISQIRVDKNLRSEQSHAYSAQVNWSRRRKRMLYSSEFTLFHTQLLHSFVLNEIQSDDPDKTLLLRTNGSNAEVSGLSESVRLRWDKYVQIDLNVTYQESRYTEAQQWSLEVEPIKGFLRTPNVYGSSTISIFPEGSWSGSISCVYTGSMLVPHFGGAPELDYDVILKTKSFWDVGIRAERAIHIHRFEQTVRIGIGIQNLFDSYQSDFDTSKYRDSNFIYGPPKPRTVFVDLKWVIGGKH; encoded by the coding sequence GTGCGGTATATAGTTTTATCTGTTTTCTTAAGTGTTGCTTCTCTGTCAATGAGTCAAAATCCCGTTGTTGATTCACTAAGAACGCTTCCGGATTCGCTCAAAGAGATTGAAGAAGTAACAGTTACCGGAAGCCGCATCGAACAATCCCAAAAAAACAGTGTTGTTTCTGTTTCGACTTTAGACCAGAAATTATTCCGGGCCATTTCTGCTTCATCTATTTCCGATGCCCTGAAGTTTTCTCCCGGAATTCGTATGGAAACCAATTGTCAGACCTGCAATTACACACAGGTTCGGATGAATGGCCTGGGAGGTTCTTATTCCCAGATACTGATTAACGGAAGGCCTCTGTTTTCATCCCTGATGGGACTTTACGGGTTGGAACAGATTCCCACGAACATCGTGGACCGCATTGAGGTAGTGAATGGTGGCGGATCCGTGCTCTATGGTTCAAATGCCATTGCCGGAACAATCAATATCATTACCAAACACCCCGAATATAATTTCATCGAAGTGTCGGATAAATTTTCACTTACTCCGAAAGGACCGGTAGAACAGGCGGTGCAGTTGAACGGTGCGTTTGTCTCCAAATCCAAAAAGAGCGGGTTTTTATTTTCGGGAATGAACAAAATCCGCGACGGATACGACCGCAACGGAGATGGTTTTACCGAAATTCCGAGAGTGAATAACTCTCTGTTGGGAATCAATGGGTTTCAGAACCTGGGCAAGTCCATTGAATTGCATGCCGATTTTTGGATCCTGCACGAACAGCGGCAGGGTGGACAATTGTGGAACGGAGATCCGCAGCAGGCAGATCAAAGCGAGTTCCGGAACCAGATAACCAGCATCGGTCAGTTTTCCGGGGTGTGGAAATCGAGGAATAAGAAATGGAATGTACAGGCGTATACCGGCTACCAAAAAACGAACCGGCATCATTACACAGGTGTCGATCATGCGGAAGCTTGGGGAAAAACGGATAATGTGACTTTGCAGTCGGGAGTTCAGTTCAGTTTTCTGCAACGTTTCGGGGAAAAGAGCAAATCCACGCTGATCGGTGGAGCAGAACACTATTACGATGCTATCCGGGATGAAATCCGGGGATATGACTATTACATCGACCAAAACATTACGCAATTCGCCGGATTTTTACAGGAACAACTGGATTTGGGACAGAAGTGGTCGTTTGTTGCCGGTGTGCGTACAACCAGCCATTCGAAGGTCCGGAACCTGATCGTAACTCCGAGAGCTGCCGTTTTGTTCAAACCGAACGGACAATGGCAGTTCCGTTTGTCATACGGCAACGGATTTAAGGCCCCACAGGTTTTTGAAACCGATATGCACATTGCTTTTGCCAACGGCGGGATTTCCCAGATCCGTGTGGATAAGAACCTGAGAAGTGAACAGTCGCATGCTTATTCGGCGCAGGTCAATTGGAGCAGAAGAAGAAAACGGATGCTGTATTCCTCCGAATTCACGCTATTTCACACGCAATTGCTCCATTCTTTCGTGCTGAACGAAATCCAGAGTGATGATCCGGATAAAACGTTGCTTCTAAGAACAAATGGCTCCAATGCGGAAGTAAGCGGTTTGAGTGAATCGGTGCGTTTGCGCTGGGATAAGTATGTGCAGATCGATTTAAATGTGACTTACCAGGAATCACGGTATACAGAAGCGCAGCAATGGTCGCTGGAAGTAGAACCGATCAAAGGATTTCTGCGCACACCGAATGTTTACGGTTCTTCCACCATTTCGATCTTCCCGGAAGGAAGCTGGTCCGGATCAATCAGCTGTGTGTACACCGGAAGCATGCTGGTGCCGCATTTTGGCGGAGCTCCGGAACTGGATTACGATGTTATCCTGAAAACGAAGTCTTTTTGGGATGTCGGAATCCGGGCAGAGCGTGCCATTCACATTCATCGATTTGAGCAAACGGTTCGCATCGGGATCGGGATACAAAACCTGTTTGATAGTTATCAGAGCGACTTCGATACATCCAAGTACCGCGACAGCAATTTCATTTACGGGCCTCCGAAACCACGAACTGTTTTTGTGGATTTAAAGTGGGTAATCGGCGGGAAACATTGA
- a CDS encoding ankyrin repeat domain-containing protein, with amino-acid sequence MINPLFEAAMEGDIAGVEQAIADGISPNSTDESGRTPLMVAVYKNRAMLAETLIQHGANVNAKDKEGYSVIYYAGAHGNFESLISLYENGAFFDKNDPSFVETLEIAKENGHTHVVELLIAAEAKNK; translated from the coding sequence ATGATTAATCCTTTATTTGAAGCTGCTATGGAAGGTGATATTGCAGGTGTTGAACAAGCAATTGCAGACGGAATTTCACCAAATTCAACAGATGAATCGGGAAGAACCCCATTAATGGTTGCTGTTTATAAGAATCGGGCGATGCTTGCTGAAACTCTTATCCAACATGGTGCAAATGTAAATGCCAAAGACAAGGAAGGATATTCAGTCATTTATTATGCCGGAGCACATGGAAATTTCGAATCATTGATTTCATTGTATGAGAACGGTGCTTTTTTTGACAAGAACGATCCCTCATTTGTTGAAACGTTGGAGATTGCAAAAGAAAATGGTCATACACATGTTGTTGAACTGCTGATTGCTGCAGAAGCGAAAAATAAATAA
- a CDS encoding ABC-F family ATP-binding cassette domain-containing protein, whose translation MNFLSVENLTKSFGDRIIFSDITFGIDQGDKVAIVAKNGNGKTTLLRCLMNLEQIDSGRVVYRNDLRVAFMQQTENLDENHTILEAVFSHDMPELQIVKKYNQALREGNEEAIHACYEELTELNAWDMEVKVNQILSVLKLNDTSLLVGSLSGGQKKRVALAQVLVAEADFLILDEPTNHLDLDMIEWLEEYLSKSKSTILMVTHDRYFLEVVCDTIYELEDKTIYKYKGNFSYYLEKKAERQEQLQSTIDKARNTFKKELDWIRRQPKARGTKQKARIENFQDVKKVASQRIDEDEIDIPVKMERLGSKILELHKIGKAYGDKVILENFSYNFQRKERLGIVGNNGTGKSTFLNMIQGREEVDKGKVVTGETVVFGYYSQELIKVDEDKKVIDVIRDIAEFIPLEKGRQLSAAQFLEKFLFPRSMHYNFVHKLSGGEKRRLKLMTVLMANPNFLILDEPTNDLDIFVMSVLEDYLRTFEGCLIVVSHDRYFMDKMVDHLFVFEGQGAIKDIIGNYTEYRKQTAADYKKEKQVDDKPVEVVKVKQISEEAPKEKRKLSFKEKSEFDQIEKDLERLEEEKVKWTNVLSDSSATTQQLMEAGEKLNAIVSEIDQKTERWIELSEFA comes from the coding sequence ATGAATTTTCTTTCCGTTGAAAACCTGACGAAATCCTTCGGGGATCGCATCATCTTCTCAGATATTACCTTTGGAATCGATCAGGGAGACAAAGTTGCCATTGTGGCCAAAAACGGAAATGGTAAAACCACGTTGCTGCGTTGTTTGATGAACCTGGAGCAAATTGATTCCGGGCGTGTTGTTTACAGGAACGATTTGCGTGTTGCGTTTATGCAGCAAACAGAAAACCTGGATGAGAACCACACGATCCTGGAAGCCGTTTTTTCGCACGATATGCCGGAGTTGCAGATTGTGAAAAAGTACAACCAGGCCCTTCGCGAAGGGAATGAAGAAGCCATTCATGCCTGTTACGAAGAATTGACGGAGTTGAATGCCTGGGACATGGAAGTGAAAGTGAACCAGATCCTTTCCGTGTTGAAATTGAACGATACGAGTTTGTTGGTCGGAAGTCTTTCCGGTGGACAGAAAAAACGCGTGGCGCTGGCGCAGGTATTAGTTGCGGAAGCCGATTTTTTAATCCTGGATGAGCCTACGAATCACCTGGATTTGGATATGATCGAATGGCTGGAAGAATACCTGTCCAAATCGAAATCCACGATCCTGATGGTGACTCACGACCGCTATTTCCTGGAAGTAGTTTGTGATACGATCTACGAATTGGAAGACAAAACGATCTACAAATACAAGGGAAATTTCTCTTACTATTTGGAGAAAAAAGCAGAACGCCAGGAGCAATTGCAATCGACTATCGATAAAGCAAGAAATACCTTTAAGAAAGAATTGGATTGGATCCGAAGACAACCCAAAGCTCGTGGAACGAAGCAAAAAGCCCGGATCGAGAACTTCCAGGATGTTAAGAAAGTAGCCAGTCAGCGCATTGATGAAGATGAGATCGACATTCCGGTGAAAATGGAACGTTTGGGTTCGAAAATTCTTGAATTGCATAAAATCGGGAAAGCTTATGGCGATAAGGTAATCCTGGAGAATTTCTCTTACAACTTCCAGCGCAAGGAGCGTTTGGGAATTGTTGGAAACAACGGAACAGGTAAATCCACCTTCCTGAACATGATCCAGGGAAGGGAAGAGGTTGATAAAGGAAAGGTGGTAACGGGCGAAACGGTTGTTTTCGGTTACTACAGCCAGGAACTGATCAAAGTAGACGAAGACAAGAAAGTGATCGATGTGATTCGCGACATTGCTGAGTTCATTCCTTTGGAAAAAGGCCGCCAGCTTTCTGCTGCGCAATTCCTGGAAAAATTCCTGTTTCCGCGCAGTATGCATTACAACTTCGTACACAAATTGAGCGGAGGTGAAAAGCGCCGGTTGAAACTGATGACCGTTTTGATGGCCAACCCGAATTTCCTGATCCTGGATGAGCCTACGAATGATCTGGACATCTTCGTAATGAGCGTTCTGGAAGACTATTTGAGAACGTTTGAAGGATGTTTGATCGTGGTTTCGCACGACCGTTATTTCATGGATAAAATGGTGGATCACCTCTTCGTTTTTGAAGGTCAGGGTGCGATCAAAGATATCATCGGAAATTACACCGAATACCGGAAACAAACCGCAGCCGATTATAAAAAGGAAAAGCAGGTGGATGACAAACCGGTTGAAGTAGTGAAAGTAAAGCAAATCTCGGAAGAAGCTCCCAAAGAAAAACGCAAGTTGTCTTTCAAGGAAAAAAGCGAGTTCGATCAAATCGAAAAAGACCTGGAACGCCTGGAAGAAGAAAAGGTCAAATGGACCAATGTACTTTCGGATTCTTCTGCTACAACCCAGCAATTGATGGAAGCCGGAGAGAAATTAAATGCGATTGTTTCCGAGATCGATCAGAAAACAGAGCGCTGGATTGAACTTTCGGAGTTTGCGTAA